GCTCGACGATCACCACGTCGCGCCAGACGCCGTCGAGGCGCCCGTGCCGCTCGTAGGTGCCCACCACGCGGAAGCCGTGGCGCGCGCAGAGGCGGAGCGAGGCCGCATTCTCGGGAAAGATGCGCGAGAGCACCTTCCACAGTCCGGCCGCCGCGCAGGCGGGGAGAAACGCCTCCATCAGCCGGTCGCCCACGCGCTGGCCCTGTGCAACGCCCGCCACGTACACCGAGAACTCCGCGATTCCGGCGTAGCACTCGCGCGGACGGTACGCGGAGGCGGCGATCCAACCCAGCACCTGTCCGTCACGCACGGCGACGAGGACGGGGTGGCGCGGATTGCCGAGCCAGGGCCCGACCTCCGCCTCGTCGCGTTCCCGCGTTTCGAAGGTGGCGCCGCGGCCGCGAATCCCTTCGTTGAAGATGGCGGTGATCGCCGCCACGTCGCGCGGCTCGGCCGGGCGCACGGTGACCGATTCCATGGGGGATCTCATGCGGGTGTCGGGTTCACCTCACCGCGCGCCGGCCAGGGGAAGCGAGGGCCGCCCGCTCCTCGATCCGAGCCCCACCAGCACGGGCGCCGGCTCGGAGCAGCAGGAGCCGCCCAGGTCGGTGGAGCACACGCCGGTTTCGGGAAGCACGAGCTCGACCGCCTTGGCGCCGGCTTCGTCGCCGACGAGGGCGCAGACGACGGAGCGCACCTGTTCGTAGCCGGTGAGGAGGAGAAAGGTCGGCGCGCGGCCGTAGCTCTTCATCCCGACCGTGTAGTAGCCGGGCTCCGGGTGCGCCAGCTCCGCCGCGCCGTGCGGGTACACCGTTCCGCAGCTGTGCTCGTTGGGGTCGATGAGGGGCGCGAGCGCGACCGGACTCTCCAGCGCGGGGTCGAGCCCCAGCCGCAGCTCGCGCGTGATCGACAGGTCCGGGCGGAAGCCGGTGGTGACGATGATCTCGTCGACCGGGCCGATGAATGCGTCTTCGCCGCTGACCGTGATGCCATCCGCGTCCGCATCCAGCCGCGTGGCA
This sequence is a window from Longimicrobium sp.. Protein-coding genes within it:
- a CDS encoding arsinothricin resistance N-acetyltransferase ArsN1 family A; amino-acid sequence: MESVTVRPAEPRDVAAITAIFNEGIRGRGATFETRERDEAEVGPWLGNPRHPVLVAVRDGQVLGWIAASAYRPRECYAGIAEFSVYVAGVAQGQRVGDRLMEAFLPACAAAGLWKVLSRIFPENAASLRLCARHGFRVVGTYERHGRLDGVWRDVVIVERLLTP